From Callospermophilus lateralis isolate mCalLat2 chromosome 5, mCalLat2.hap1, whole genome shotgun sequence, a single genomic window includes:
- the LOC143398933 gene encoding cilia- and flagella-associated protein 144-like, with protein MVGHQRERVIQDEVHQNQFLREQYLRELRTQKLCTEYHVNPLRKVHAITRKPMSWHDNLEEPEDVRFLNLIHHAAQRPRKKYPETQTESQEIGWEAEPLVSPERQDHRLNHFRVYKDITLYKVKLWLLGEKDHRK; from the exons ATGGTTGGACACCAGAGGGAGAGGGTGATCCAGGACGAGGTTCATCAGAACCAGTTCCTACGGGAACAGTACCTGCGAGAGCTGCGCACACAGAAGCTCTGCACAGAGTACCACGTGAATCCCCTGCGCAAGG TTCACGCAATCACCAGGAAGCCCATGTCGTGGCATGATAACTTGGAGGAACCTGAAGATG TCAGGTTTCTGAATCTCATTCACCATGCTGCTCAGAGACCCCGGAAGAAGTACCCAGAGACACAGACAGAAAGTCAGGAGATTGGCTGGGAGGCAGAGCCCTTG GTCAGCCCGGAGCGCCAGGACCACAGACTGAACCACTTCAGGGTCTACAAGGACATCACTCTGTACAAGGTCAAACTGTGGCTCCTGGGGGAGAAGGACCACCGCAAGTAG